A window of Mangifera indica cultivar Alphonso chromosome 11, CATAS_Mindica_2.1, whole genome shotgun sequence contains these coding sequences:
- the LOC123228783 gene encoding uncharacterized protein LOC123228783, giving the protein MLTADLEADYSPLTSSHQKSPVAETDITRKRRINLYRAALRGDCRYEIHPDDITAKISEREDTALHIGALVNSSEFAIKLLLKLDKLEDLVVKNNSGNTPFCLAAASGELKLAKKMIQVAERMVNEKKYGNLEIAMIKENKYEKLEEVEMMKHNGQNLARVKGFDDTSPLLFAVFFGREEMVYWLYNLTKTSLEHDDRIKLLLALIRNGFHELALQLVEEDTKLATAYDENNKQTALHALVELPFANQQGVWNRIKRCIKRYHTLQLLDKYKESESPNQQGGWEKIKKCFKRVLCSIEKMSPEMKLVQHVWKLAVSGHDFDHHSSALETARKLVFVAAERGNIEFLKILIREYPDLIFQVDDNDYSIFHFAVKYRHEEIFRLVHEIGSAKDFLVSKKDKGDNNILHLAGMLAPSERLHSVSGAALQMQRELLWFEEVKKLLYPSDVQAKNNGNSLVGNNNDGKSTQKEDGKSPRALFSDEHKELKQKGEKWMKDTANYCMVVAALITTMVFAIALAVPGGTNAETGSPKFLDKISFKIFIVSDAISLVLSTCSILTFLSILTSRYAEEDFLEPLPRKLIVGLSTLWLSIAAMMIVFCAAIFILFKDGVLWIPILVTAIGSLPIIFFIKQQVWLFIDVLCSTYTSSSIFKPRKGTLLFE; this is encoded by the exons ATGTTGACAGCTGACTTGGAAGCAGATTATAGTCCTCTGACTTCATCTCATCAAAAATCGCCag TGGCAGAAACGGATATAACAAGAAAAAGACGCATAAATTTGTATCGAGCTGCTCTACGAGGTGACTGCAGGTATGAGATACATCCAGATGATATAACAGCTAAGATCTCTGAGAGAGAGGACACCGCTCTCCACATTGGGGCTCTTGTAAACTCCTCTGAATTTGCTATAAAACTGCTCCTTAAGCTGGACAAACTAGAGGATTTAGTTGTGAAAAATAATTCTGGCAATACGCCTTTTTGTCTTGCTGCTGCTTCCGGAGAGTTAAAACTTGCCAAGAAAATGATACAAGTTGCCGAGAGAATGGTAAACGAGAAGAAATATGGAAACTTAGAAATTGCAATGATAAAGGAGAATAAATATGAAAAGTTAGAAGAGGTGGAAATGATGAAGCATAATGGACAGAACCTAGCACGGGTGAAAGGTTTTGACGATACGTCACCACTTTTGTTCGCAGTTTTCTTCGGTCGTGAAGAAATGGTATATTGGCTTTATAATCTCACTAAAACCTCCCTAGAACATGATGATCGTATCAAATTGCTTCTTGCTCTCATAAGGAATGGTTTTCACG AATTGGCGCTGCAATTGGTGGAGGAAGACACAAAGTTAGCTACTGCttatgatgaaaataataagCAAACAGCATTACATGCCTTGGTTGAATTGCCTTTTGCCAATCAACAAGGAGTTTGGAATAGAATCAAGAGATGCATCAAGCGCT ATCACACGCTGCAATTGCTAGATAAGTACAAAGAGTCAGAGTCACCCAATCAACAAGGAGGTtgggaaaaaataaagaaatgctTCAAAAGAG TTTTATGCAGTATTGAAAAGATGTCCCCAGAAATGAAATTAGTCCAACACGTTTGGAAACTAGCTGTATCCGGGCATGACTTTGATCATCATTCAAGTGCATTAGAAACTGCCCGAAAACTGGTATTCGTTGCTGCAGAACGAGGGAACATCGAGTTTCTGAAAATACTTATTCGTGAATATCCTGATTTGATATTCCAAGTGGATGATAATGATTATAGCATATTCCACTTTGCTGTTAAGTATCGTCACGAGGAAATCTTCAGACTCGTACATGAAATAGGCTCAGCCAAAGATTTTTTAGTTTCCAAGAAAGATAAGGGTGACAACAACATCCTGCATTTGGCCGGGATGTTGGCACCATCAGAAAGGCTCCATAGTGTATCAGGAGCAGCACTGCAAATGCAGCGAGAATTGTTGTGGTTTGAG GAAGTGAAAAAGCTTTTGTATCCCTCGGATGTTCAAGCTAAAAATAATGGAAATTCACTGGTTGGTAATAATAATGATGGGAAATCAACTCAGAAGGAAGATGGAAAATCTCCAAGAGCCTTATTTAGTGATGAACATAAGGAATTAAAGCAGAAGGGAGAGAAATGGATGAAAGATACAGCAAACTACTGCATGGTTGTGGCGGCTCTTATTACCACAATGGTTTTTGCTATAGCTTTGGCTGTACCAGGTGGCACCAATGCCGAGACAGGGAGTCCTAAATTCCTTgataaaatttctttcaaaatttttattgtgtCAGATGCGATTTCACTGGTATTATCCACTTGCTCCATATTAACCTTCCTATCTATTCTCACTTCTCGCTACGCAGAAGAAGATTTCCTTGAGCCATTGCCAAGAAAGCTGATTGTTGGACTTTCAACTCTTTGGTTATCAATAGCAGCAATGATGATAGTGTTTTGTGCTGCTATTTTTATTCTCTTCAAAGATGGAGTATTATGGATTCCCATTCTTGTTACTGCAATTGGTTCTTTGCCAATCATCTTTTTCATTAAACAACAAGTGTGGCTCTTCATTGATGTGCTGTGTTCGACCTATACAAGTAGCTCTATCTTCAAGCCAAGAAAGGGTACTCTTTTATTCGAATAA